The genomic region GGAAGGCTCCGTGTGGGAGGCGTTCGACAAAGCGTCCTACTACAAGCTGAACAACCTGATCGCCATCATCGATGTCAACCGCCTTGGACAGCGCGGCGAGACCGACCTGGGCTGGAACACCGATGCCTACGCCGCTCGCGCGACGGCCTTCGGCTGGCATGCGATCGTTCTGGACGGCCAGAGCGTCGAAGAAGTCGATGCGGCCTACGCTGAAGCATTGACGCAGACCGACAAGCCCACCGTCTTGATCGCGAAGACCAAGAAGGGCGCCGGCGTCTCGTTCCTCGCGGACCACGACGGCTGGCACGGCAAGGCGCTGAACGCCGATCAGGCGAAGGACGCCATTGCGGAGCTGGGCGGCGAGCGCCACATTCTCATCAATGTCGCGAAGCCGGAAGAACTGAAGCCCGCCGCCGGCATCACCGAGCAGCCCCTGAAGCTTCCCGTCTACGAAGCGGGAACCAAGGAAGCCACGCGCAAGGCGTACGGCGACGCTCTGGTCGCGATCGGCGCGTCCCGCGCGGACGTGGTCGTTTTGGACGGCGAGGTCTCCAACTCCACGCACGCCGATGAGTTCAAGAAGGCGTATCCCGATCGCTTCTTCGAGATGTTCATCGCCGAGCAGCAGCTCGTCTCCGCCGCCGCCGGTTTCGGCGTCCGCAAGAAGAAGGCGTTCGCCTCCACCTTCGCGGCGTTCTTCACCCGCGCTTACGATCAGGTCCGCATGGGCGCGATCTCGAACTCGACGATCAAGCTGGTCGGCTCCCACGCCGGCGTCAGCATCGGCGAGGACGGCCCGTCCCAGATGGCTCTGGAAGACCTTGCGTCCTTCCGCGCCGTCTTCGGCAGCACGGTCCTGTACCCGAGCGACGCCAACCAGACCGGCCACCTGGTCGATCTGCTCGCCGACCAGCCGGGCATCTCCTACATGCGCACCACGCGTGAGAAGACCCCGATCATCTACGCTCCCGATGAGAAGTTCCACATCGGCGGCAGCAAGGTCGTCAAGCAATCCGACAGCGATCAAGTGACCGTCGTCGGCGCCGGCATCACCCTGCACGAAGCCATCAAGGCGCACGCTACCCTGGCGGCCGAAGGCATCAACATCCGCGTCATCGACCTCTACTCGGTCAAGCCCGTGGACAAAGAAGGCCTGATCGCCGCCGCGTCCGCCACCGGCAACAAAGTCATCGTGGTCGAGGACCACTGGCCTGAAGGCGGCCTCGGCGACGCCGTTCTGGACGCCTTCGCGGACCTGGGTGACAAGTCCCCGGTCGTCGTCAAACTGGCCGTCCGCATCATGCCCGGCTCCGGCAAGCCGTTCGAACTCCTGAACGCCGCCGGTATCGACGCCGACCATATTGTCAAGGCCGTCAAAGAGCTGCTCTAATCCGCTCACATAAAAATCCCGCCGCGCACCCGCGCGGCGGGATTTTTCCATATTCACTTCAATGACAATTGTCCGCGCCCCTCAATCCATCATCGGCTATCACGGCTGCGACCTCGACATCGCCAATCGGTTGCTGAACGGCGAGCCGTTTCATAAATCAGCAAACGACTACGATTGGTTAGGTTCTGGGGTTTACTTCTGGGAATATGCGCCTTATCGGGCATGGGATTGGGCGCAAAAGCGATATGGTGATCAAGCGGCGGTTCTGCGTGCAGAGATCGTGCTTGGCGATTGCTTAAATCTCTTAGATACTGACTATTTTTCCGACCTTGGATCAGTCTACAATAAGCTTGCCCACGCCTTTGCCAGTCAAGGAGTTGCTCTTCCATTCAATAGTCGAGGGGCTAATCGTCTGGATCGCATTGTCATTGATAAATTTTGCGAAGAGTACACACAGGGTGGCGGCGATTTTGATACCGTACGAAGTTGCTTTGCGGAAGGGGCTCCACTCTACGATGGCTCCAAAATCTTAAGTCTTACGCATACCCAAATCGCTGTGCGCAATGCGGGTTGTATTCAAGACTTAAAGCTGGTACACTTTGAATAAGATTATCTCTGGCTTTACGGGGAGAATGGAATCATGGGATATCGAGGACGGATTGATGATCCTGGCGTAATGGAGGGCATTCTGGAAAGAATCCAGAATTTAACCCGAGAAGATTTACTTAAAATGCTGGCCCGGTACGACAACGAAAAGCCTGGTGACGTTATCTTGCCTGGCGTACCCCCGCGTTTTCCCAAAAACGATCAGCCGATTGTTCTTCAAATCGTCCCTCCGCGCGCGTCCCGCGCGAAGCGGCGAACGCCCAAACGTCAGAAGGCTGCGTAGCTTCCTGAGACAAGATTTTGCATATCACAGCCTCGCAGCGTCTGCGAGGCTCTCTTCGTTTTAGATTGGATACACACAATGACCCCAGAAGAAGAAGTCCTGGCCGCGAAACTCATCGCCGAGTACCAGGATTACCATCGCAGTGAACGCGAGCGGGAAGAAGAGAAGGGGATGTATATCCTCAATCGCGGTATGCGGGACGTACTTGGCGTGGAGCCGAAATTGGAGACGGACAGCATTATCTACATGGAATGCAAGTTCGTTCCCAACGGCGAAGAAGGCATCGCCATCGAATATATCTGTACTGCTTGCGGCGCCGCGCACGTGTGGCCGGTGTATTCGAGCATGGATGTGGGAGCGTTTTTGATCCCCGAGCGCCGCGCGGAGATCGTGGCGGAATGCCCGATGCCGAAGGATTGAACGGACTGCCCAAGTAGAGCGGCGGTCTAAGCGTCTACCTGTGTACGCCCTGGTTCGTCAGCGACCGTCGTGGGAGAGAGCAGGTCATGGATATTTCCTGCTTGATGTCTAGTGACAGGAGCCTGGAACGTATTTCCGATGACATCCAAAAAACTCAGAATTCCGGCGTAGTTCTTGTTTCGACATATGGGCGAATGGTGGAGGCGGTGCAGTCTTGGGCTGGCGATGATCTGGGAGAACCGGCCGTAGTGGATATTTAGATCGGAATGAAGCAGCACCGTGTAGATCCTCTCCAGGATCACCAATAACGCGATGGGTTTGAGATCGAGGCCGAGGATCATCGCCGGCAGATTGGCGCCGACGATGATGAGCAGGAAATCCACCGGGTGCTGGCGTGAAGCCGCGCTCCAGGTCATGTCAACGACAGTATGGTGAACGCGGTGATACTTCCATAGATACGGCAGCGTATGCGCCAAGCGGTGAAAGACGTAAACCCATATCTCGGCCATGAGGAGCGCCGCCGTCGCCTGAAGCCAAAAAGGCTGTTGTTTTACAAACAACAGCCATGGCGCAGGCAAAAACTGCTTCAAGAAGAAGGCGATCTCGTAAATAATTCCCGCTGCGATCCATAAGCCGAACGATTGATAGAACCAGAGAGCGGCGAGATCTTTGAACTTGGGTCGAACTGCTTTGTCGCCATCGAATAATTCCTCAAGCGGCCAGAAGATCAACGCGCACACAGCCACGAAGCAGAGGCCACTTACGCACAGACCGATCATTTGCTGAAAAAATAAGTGCATCGGCATGGCTCGGTTCAGTAGCCCGCGAGTGGTGAGCCAATATAGCGGTTAGTCGCTCCTCTAGCCATCACATGGTAAGTTAAAGCAAACGCGATCAGTCCCAAAAGTGAGGCTCCAACCAATATCACAATGGTCCCTCGTTTATGTTTCATGAAGAAACCTCCTACGTCCCTATACGCCGTTTTACTGAAATTGGTTTCGGTCGCATCAAAAGTATTATTGGTTATGAGACAGCGCATTTTGCGCATGCTCAAACTCGGCGTCAGTAATCTCAAAGATGCTCCCATGCCGGGCGTTCGCGGGAAACGTAGCCTCGGGTAAAATCGTCCAGTTCAGAAGATCGTTGGAAATAGAGACGCCGTAGCCGTCTGCCATGCAGTAGTCGTAGGCGAGATGCCAGGGGGCGTTTGGGTTGGGGCGGTAGAGCGCGGGGCCTTCGGTGAGCTGGGGCGTGATGGCGTCGGTGAGGACGGTGTAGGGGCCGCCCAGCGCGGGGGCGCTGGCGACGCGCATGAAGCGGTGTTCGCCGTGTTTGTAGCCGAATCGCTCGTCTTTGAAGATCATATACCATTGGCCGTTGGCGGGGACGATGGTGGCGTCGATGATCGTGTAGCCGGCGTCCAGGAGGACAGTAGGCGGGGTGAAGGTCTGGAAGTCCGTGGTGCGGGAACAGAAGATGCGGCTGTCGTCCCAGCCTTCGCTGCCGTAGGAGGATGACCAGAAGACAAAGTAGTTTCTCTGCGCTTCGTCGTAATGGAATTCGGGCGCCCAGGCGTTGCGCGCTCGCTCGTCGCCTTGGATGATAGGGATCGAGCGCTGATCCTCCCAGACGATCAGATCGCGCGAGCGGGCGTAGCCGATATCTCGGCGCGTGGCGCCGCCGGTCGAGAGCAAGTGAAACCAGCCGTCCAGTCCTTTGCGGATGAACGGATCGCGGATGATATATTGGTTCGCGATAGAGTTTAAGACAGGTTTGTTGTCGTTAAGCGGCGTCCAGATCACGCCGTCCTGGCTGTAGGCTAGATGGAGCGATTCGGCGGACATCGTTTCCTCTGTCAGCGGAACCGTTTCGATGCCGTTTGGGGTGACTTCCACGCGCCCGCCGTAGATCTGTCGAAAATAACTGAATATCCACATCTTGGTAAATTCTCGCTGCTTCAGATTAGTTTGACGGTGCCTTCTTTCGGTGCATCGTAAATCCCCACCATCTTCCGCGCGGCGTCGGCGACGGCGACGCGTAGGGGCGCGGGCTCCAGCACTTCGGCTTGTTCGCCGAAGGAGAGCACCCAGTAGAGGATCTCTTGATAACCGGAGACGATGACGCGGAAGAGAACGGAGCCGTCGGGTTGTTTGTCGATGCGCTGAGTCGGGTGCCACTGGCCGCCGAGGATCCAGGAGGCGGTGCTGGGGGCGAAGCGGACGACGACTTCGGTGGGCTCGCCGCCGGCCTGGAGCTGCCAGCCTTTGGACAGCCACTCCTGAAGGTCGAAGTCGGCGGGATAGCGGAAATGCAGCTTATCCTCGACGCGCAGCCATTTGATGCGGTCCAGGCCGAAGGTGCGGATGCCCTGACGCAGGTGGCAGAAGCCGACCATGTACCAGGCGCCGATCTTGAAAGTGAGGCCGTAAGGATCGACCCGGCGCTTGGAGGGCTCCATACGGCTGCGGGAGAAGTAGGTGATGTCCACGGGATTGTGGTGGATCATCGCGTTTTGGAGATCTTGGTAGACGCTGGCGGAGAACTCGCGCACGACCGGCTGGCTGACGGCGACGCGGGCGTGGGCGCGGCGAATCTCGGCGGAGATGCGCTGCGGCAGAACCTGGTCGATCTTTTTGAGCGCGGTCGCGAGGGCGTCACGGTATCCGGCGCCGGCTTGCTCGGCGAAAGTGGAACCGGCGATGCGCAGGGCCAGGGCTTCGGGCGGGGTGAAGGAGGTCGGCAGGAACTTCATCTCGGCGAGGCCGAACTTGCCTTTTTTGCGCTTGATCTGCCCCCACTGGCGCAAAATGGCGATGTCCCGCTCAATGGTGGCGCGGGAGACATTGAACTTCGACTCCAGGTCGGCGGCGTCCCATTGCCAGGGCTCGCTGTCGATCAGCTGGAGGATCTGAATAAGACGATTGAATTGTTCTTCCAGTGTCATGGTGGTCGCTCAGTCGCCTTGGTCGGCGTTATGTCCAGAATAAAGCGCCGCCATGTGGCGGCAGATCGAAACGCAGCTTCGTCACTTCTCCCTGGGGATCCCAGTCGGCCATATAATCGTTCGTTACTAATGGGGCGCGCAGGCGCTTGGCTTCGCGCAGCAGCACGACATCGGCGTCGGTGCCTGAGTCGACGATGGTGATCTCCTCACGCGCGATCATGAGCCGCAGTTCGTCGGGATCATCGATCGTGTAGGGCAGGGGAGCGTCGCCCATCAAGTGTACCGGAAAATACCCCCGCCCTCGCAGGGCGCGGCGCAGTTCCAGGATGGGTTTCAGGCGCGCGCGGCCGGCCGTCAGCGATTCCTGATCGAACCAGGCGGCGTTGCTGGCGTCGACGACGACAGATCCCAAAGGCTTCTTTTGCAGCGGACCGAGATAGGAGCGGTCGCCTTCGGCGGCCAGCTCCAGCGCGGCGATCAGACGGCTATGGAGCGCGGGATCCGACGTTTCGCAATGCGCCAGGCTCTTACGCACGCTGGCGACAATCGGTAGATCTCCCCGGTCGATTGCGGAGAGGATCGCGGCGGCGGTCAGCGGGTATGGGAAGAAGCCGGGGAGAGGGAGCACGTCGTCGGGGCCGAGCGCGCCGGGCGCGGGATCCAGCGTGTCGGCCAGCGCCGCGGGGAGCTGCTTGCGGATCTGCTGCTGGAGCCGCGCGTACGCCTGTCCATTGAGCTTGCGCAGCCGCGCGAACGCCGCGCCCGCGTGCTTGATAATCTCGCGGTCATCCGTGCGAATGGAGGCGACGAACGCGCGGGAGACCTTTTCGGCCTCGGGCGTCTGTGGATCGATCAGGAGCAGCTTGACCATCGCGTCGGTCGCCGCGCGGATGTCGCCGCGTCCCAAACTTGCCGTCACCAGGGCGCGCGCGGAGATCGACGCGGCGCGCGGATCGCCCGACGCCTCCATCACCCGCGCGACGATATCGAGGGCGGCGAGGTTATTGGGATCGGCGCGCAGGACATCGTTCGCGAGGCTGAGCGCCAGATCGTGCTTGTTCTTATCGATGAGATGCCGGACGGCTTCTTCCCAAACGTCGTCTTTGGAAGCCGTATGTATGGTCCTGGCTTTGGAGGAATGGTTTGCGGCGCCGCGCGATCCGGGCGCGTGGCCCGCGAGCGATTTGAGCAGCTGTCCCCGCTCGTTGGTGAGACGCGCTGTTTGGCGCTCCAGGCGGGCGATGCGCAGGGAATGCTTTTCGGCGGTCTGCGCCAGTGTGTCGCGCTCGGCCTCAGCGGCGCGCAGCGCGGCGCCGGCCTCATATTCCCGCCGTTCCGCTTCCCGCACGCGTTCCTTCAGCGCCGCGATCTGCTCGCGCGCCTCATCACGATCGCGCTTGCGCTTCTGGCGCTCTTGATGCAGCTCTTCTTCCCGGCGCTTGACATCGTCCGGCTCCGACACCTTTTCTGGTTTGGACGCCGAGGGCGCCGGTTTCAGGGAATCGTCCGACTCGCTGAGATCGCGCAGGCGCTGGGCAAACGCGCCGTTGCGCGCGGCCTCCTCGGCCAGACGGCGGCGGACGACGGGGTTGCCGAGCCCCTGGTGGTTCATCCGGAACCCGGAGAACACCGTGGCGCGCAGCAGAAGGTAATCTTTTTCTTGGAGAAGGGAAATGACGGGAGGCGCTTTAAACGCGGCGAGAAGCGCGTAGGCTTCATCGAATGTGAGCGGTTCCGGCGCGAGTTCCGCAGTTTCTTGAGCGGGAGCGTCGCCGGAGATGGGTTCCGGCGACAAAACGTTCCGTTCTTCCGCCGGCATGATCAGACCGTCCCCGAAAGCACCGGAAGTTCACGCATACCCGGCGTGCGCTTCGTGGACTGCGTGACGAGCTGGCCGCAGGCCGCCGCGATCTGCTGTCCGCGCTCCTTGCGCTGCGTCACGGTGACGCCGGCGGTTTCCAGGATCTTGCGGAAGGCGGCGATGCGCGAGGGCTCAGGGCGTCCAAAGCTTTCGGTCACGCTGGTCGGGTTGTAGGGGATGACATTGAGCGCCGCCGGCATGCCCTTCATCAGCTGGGCCAATTCACGGGCGTCTTCCGGCCGGTCGTTGACTTCCTTGAGAAGAACGTACTCAAAGGTCAACCGGCGGCTGGTATGGTTGGCGTACGCCTTGCAGCTCGACATCAGTTTCGCCAGCGGATAGTTTTTCGCGACTGGGACCAGCCGCTGCCGCAGCGAATCGTTAGGCGCATGCAGCGATACGGCCAGCGTGATCTGCAAATCTTCCTGCGCCAGCTTGTCGATATTTGGGACGATGCCCACGGTGGAAAGCGTGATATGCCGCATGGCGACTCCGCACTCGGAGTTCAGAATGCGAATGGCCTTCAGCGTGTTGTCGTAGTTAAGAAGCGGTTCGCCCATGCCCATCAGAACGATGTGGCTAATGCGCCGCTGGGACTCCGATTGCAGCATCAAAAACTGGCCGACAATCTCGCCCGCCGAAAGATTGCGCGTCAGCCCCTGCGTTCCAGTAGCGCAAAACACGCATCCCATCGCGCATCCGGCCTGTGTCGAAAGGCACACGGAGACGCGCTTGCTGTCGGGCAGCAGCACGCATTCGATAGGGTAGTTGCCTTCGGTCAGGCGGGCCAGCAGCTTGACGGTTCCGTCGCGCGTGTCCTCATGCCGTTCCAAAAGGGAAATGGGTTTCGCGGGAAACGCCTCCGCCAGCTGCGTCCGCGCCGCCAGTGGAAGGTTCGTCATCTCCTCAAACGAAGCGCGGAACCCGCCGCGCTGATCCGGCAGCATCCGCCGATAAAGCCAATCGGCGACCTGTCCGCCATGAAACTCCGGCAGCCCCGTCGCCGCCGCAACCGCGCCGCGAATCTCCTGCGCGGTCATTCCGATCAATGATTGTGAAACGTTCTCCTGCATCACAAAAGTATACCCTTTTGAAAGGCCGTAAGTCAACGAGCGGCCTACAGCTTCGCCCCCGTCACCTGGGGCGCGGAGACGCCGTTGGTGGTGACGGTGACGGCGCCTTGCATGTCGGTGCGCCAGATGCCGGCCCCGGCGGCTTGCAGGCGGTGCAGGGCGCCGGGGTCGGGCGGTTCTTGGGGCGTACAGGAGATGACGGCGGTGGCGGGACCGGCGAGGCGCAGGAATTCCAAAGAGGTGCCGTCGCCGCCGCCGTGGTCGGGGACCTGGAGGATGTCGCAGGCGAGGTCCTCGGGGGCGTCCGCCACGAGGTAGGGCTCGGCGGCGGCGTTGCAGGAGCCGGCGAGCAGGATGGCGGTTTGGCCGAAGTCGACGCGGCAGATGAGCGGGTCCAGTGAGGCGCGCGGGCTGCGCTGCTGCGGCCAGAGCACGGAAAGACGCATGGCGCTGTCGCCGATCGCCGCTTTTTCATTGGCGTGGACAACGCGATAAGGGATTCGTTTGAGACGGATGCGGCGGATTAGACGTTCGCGGGTGGGATCGCCGTCGTCCACGCCGCTGTTCCAGATGGATTTGATCGGGATCCGCGAATCGAGCAGGGCGGTCGTGCCGCCGATTTCCGACAGGGAAGGAGATGCGAGGACGAGCAGGTCGATCTGCGTGATCCTGGCCTTGTGCAGGGAGCGGACGACTTCCTGTCCGGAGACGTCGCCGCCGTCGTTGACGAGGATCGTCCGGTTATCCGTCGTGCGGATCAGCGTGCAGCTTCCGCTGGAAAGCTCCAGAAACGTGACCGTCATCGTCGGCGGAACCGTCGCGGTTTGATGCTTGCGCAGCCACCAAAAAAAGCTGAAAGTGACTCCCGCGAGGACGATTAAGCCCAGGATGGCGGCGATGGAGGCGCGCTGCTGTGCGTTCAAAAGGCAGCCTCAATCAAACAAAGGAGGAGGACTGGGAGAGAAACGACCGATACTGTATTGATACGAGGCATCCACCCATTATATCCTGACGCATGGAGTTCGGACAATCCCTCGGCGGAAACAGTTGTGATGAATTTCACAAAGTTGGGCGGCGGCGATTGCGCGTCACAGATCGCTTCAGGTATAATCGCATCGTGATATTGCGTCTGCTGATGGAAGATCTTTCGATGTCGTATCGCGGGCGGACTTTGTTTTCCGGGCTGTCCCTGACGCTTAGCCCCGGCGACCGCGTGGTTGTCAGTGGGTCGAACGGGACCGGGAAAAGCACATTTTTGAAGATCGCGGCGGGATTGACGCGCCCCGACATCGGCCGCATCGCATTGGACGCTGGCGGCGACGGCGCCCCGAAGCCGCTGCGTGAGTATTTGGGGTATGCGGGGCCGGACGTCAACCCATACGAAGAGCTGACGGCGATTGAAAATTTGGAGTTTATCGCGCGCCTTCGGGGCCTGGCGATCGACGCCGATGCGCTGCTGGACCGGCTTGGATTGACCGCGCGCGCGCGGCGGACGCCGGTCAAATCGTATTCTTCGGGGATGCGGCAGCGCGTTCGCCTCGCGGCCTCGCTCATCGCGGAGCCGATCGTGCTGCTTTGGGATGAGCCGACCGCCATGCTGGACGAGCAGGGGCGGCGGGTCGCGGACGAGATCTTGACGGCGCATACCGAAGCCGGCGGAATGGCCGTAATTGCAACCAATGATTCAGACGAAATCGGACGCTGGGGCGGCCGGCGCATCCACTTCGGCGACCGTTAGCCGCTGGGTCGATTGCGCCGCCGCCGTCTTCGCCAAAGAACTGCGCGTCGAACTGCGCACCCGCTATGCGCTGAGCGCCGTGGTCTTGTTCGCGGTGATCACGGTAGTCATGGTCTCGGCGGTGCTGGTCGGCGCCAGTGTCCGGGGCGATGTCAAAGCGGCGCTGGTCTGGATCATCTTGCTGTTCGCGGCGCTTTCGGGACTGTCGCGCGTATTTGTTCGGGAGGAAGAGGCTGGCACGGCGGCGATCCTGCGTTTGACCGCGCCGTCCTCGGCGGTCTTCGCCGGCAAGCTGCTTTTCAATCTGGCGCTGATCGGCGTGGTTGAACTGGTGAGCGTCCCGCTGTTTCTGCTGCTGATGCCGGTGGAGAAACTCCAGCTCGGATTGCTTCTGGCGGTGCTGGCGATGGGCGGCGCGGGGCTGGCGAGCGCCGCGACCTTCACGGCGGCCCTGATCGCACATGCGGCGTCCGGCAAGAGCGCATTGCACGCCATCATTTCGTTTCCCGTCTTGATGCCGCTCGCGCTTCTGGCGGTGCAGGCGACGGTGGGGGCATTTGACGCAATTCCTGTCCATATCCTTCGCGCGCGGAACGATGTGGGGGTATTGGGCGCGTATGCAATTGTGATGACGACGGCGTCTTTCCTGCTTTTTGAATATGTCTGGCATGAATAATAGTCAACGCTCCGGTTTTGGAGCGCCGAAACCTTCTGCGGCGTCCGCGCCGCAAGGCTCCCCTCTGGCGCAGATCCCCAAGGTCCTGCTCCTGCTGATGCTTTGCGCCACGACGGTTGCGGGTTTCCTCTGGCTGCCCGCCGCGGAAGGATTCCGCAATCCGGCGCTGGCGCGCATCGTCGTCTTCCACGTACCCTGCTCGATCGTCGCGTCCATCGCCTCCGGCGTCACCATGTGGTACGCCATCGCCTATCTCGCGACGCGCCGGCCGATGCATGACGTGAAATCGCGCGTTTCCGCCGAGCTGTCGTTGCTGTTCTGGATTTTGACTACGGTGACCGGCGCGATCTTCGCCAAGGCGCAGTGGGGGACCTACTGGAACTGGGACATTAAGCAAGGGGCGATCATTCTGCTGCTGATGATCTACGCCGCCTATTTCGCGCTGCGGTCGGCGATCACGGATGAGCGTAAGCAGGCGGTAATCGGCGCCGCGTACGGCATTTTCGCGACCCTCTGCGTCCCATTTCTAACATACATTCTGCCGAACTCTACTCCCGACACCCTGCACCCGAAGGGAACGATTACGACGAAAGACGGGTTAAGTCCCGAGTACAAACTGGTCCTGTGGGTAGGGGTGCTTGGACTAACGCTGGTTTACGTTTGGGTATGGCGGCAGCATGTGGCGCTGGACGCCATTCGGAGCCGCCTCGCGGCGCGGCGCACCCCGCCGCCCGCCTCGGGTTTTGTCATTGTGGAGACGGGACAATAAATGAATACGCAAATGGTCCCCTTGATGCTCGTGCCGCTGATCATCTGGATCAGCGTGTGGGGTTATCTGTGGACGATGGATAAAAAGATCAAGTCGCTGGAGCGACAGATGGCGCTGCGCGCCGAAGATGAGGACGCCTTATGAGACCCACGGGATTGATCATCGGAGTCGTGATCATCATCTCCTGCCTGGTGTTCAGCGCCAAGCTGTTCAAGGGCAGCCTCATCAACTACGTGCCGTTTTCCGAGGCGCGCGAGGCGACGGGGCAAACCGTACAGATCATGGGCGCTCCCGCCGCCGGCACGATGCAGTACAACACCAGCGAGCACGCTCTGCACTTTGCCCTGACGGACGAAAAGGGCGAAACCATGCCAGTTGTGTTCAAAGGCCCCAAGCCCGAAGATCTGGACACGGCGATGACCAAAGCGACCAAGATCACGGCGCAGGGCAGCTACAGCCCGGCGACATCGACATTCGTCGCGGAAAATCTGCTGGTGAAGTGTCCCAGCAAGTATCAGGGCTCCAACGACAGCGGCGAACGGAGTTACGGCAAGGCGTAGGCGTCGCCCCGCAGTCATCCAGAAAGTAATAACCATGCTCCTTTTCGGCTCCATTGCCGTTTGGGCCGGGCTGATCGCCCTGCTGGCGTCCACGGTCTGCTATCTCGCGGGCGCGAAGCAGCCGGCGCTTGCGCGGGCCGGGCGCGGCTTGTTCTTTTTCACGCTGCTTTGTATCGTGGCGGCGGCGGGGACGCTCGGGACGCTGCTGGTCACTCACCGATTCGATTCGGCGTATGTGTTTGAGCATTCGGCGCGCGCCATGGATCCGCTGTACTGGTTCCCGTCGTTTTGGGCCGGCCAGGAAGGCTCATTTCTCCTCTGGGCGTTCTGGACGGGCATTATCGGCGCGGCGCTGGCCGTCACGTCAGGGCCGGCCGAGCGCCGTGTCATGCCGGTTTTTAACGTCACGCTGCTCTTCCTCATTTCGCTGCTCGCCATTCGATCGCCATTTCTGCCGCTGGACACGCACGGCATGCCCGCTCCCACGGAAGGGCTGGGGCTGAACCCAAACCTGGAAAACCCGTGGATGGTGATCCACCCGCCGACGCTTTTCCTGGGATTCGCCACACTGACGGTTCCGTTCGCCTTCGCCATTCAGGCGCTGATCTGGCGGGACTGGGACAACTGGCTGAAACGCGCGCTTCCCTGGGGGCTGCTCGGCTTCTCCATCATGGGCCTCGCGATGATGATGGGCGGCTACTGGGCGTATGAAATGCTGGGGTGGGGCGGCTTCTGGGCCTGGGATCCGGTCGAGAACGGCCCGTTCGTTCCGTGGATGTTCCTGCTGGGCTTTATCCATGCGGCGCAGGTCAATCGTGTTCGCGGCGGCCTGGGGCGGACGCTGCTGGCGATGGGAATCCTGCCGTATGTCACCGCGCTGTATGAGACGTTCCTGACGCGGTCGGGCGTGCTCGAGAAGTTCAGCGTCCACTCGTTTTCCACGCTGGGCGGCGTCGCGAACAATATTCTGCTCGGCGGTTTGCTGACGGCGCTTGTTGTGGGCTTCGGCCTGCTGATCTGGCGCGCTAAGAACGTTCCGACAAAGCCGAACCAGTGGGATCAGCCGGCGACGCGTGAATTCGCGTTTCTGATGTCGATTGTGCTCTTTACGCTGTGCGCGATCATCTCAGGCGTCGGAATGTCTGCTCCGCTGATCACCGGCATCGCGCAGAAGTTCGATCCCTCCGTGCATCTCGCCTCCATCCACGAAGATTTCTATAACAAGGCGAACTTTCCGATTGCCCTGCTGCTGGCGATCGGACTGGGGCTGGGGCCGCATCTGGCGTGGCGCGAGCGCGGCAAGGCGAATGGCGACCGGCTGATGTGGGCGTACGGCGGCGCCGTCGTCCTTGCGGTTGGGTTCATGGTGCTGAGCCGGACGCTGGGGACGCCGCTGTTCGGCTTCAAGCTCGCCGTGCAGGTCCTGC from Capsulimonas corticalis harbors:
- a CDS encoding ComEC/Rec2 family competence protein produces the protein MNAQQRASIAAILGLIVLAGVTFSFFWWLRKHQTATVPPTMTVTFLELSSGSCTLIRTTDNRTILVNDGGDVSGQEVVRSLHKARITQIDLLVLASPSLSEIGGTTALLDSRIPIKSIWNSGVDDGDPTRERLIRRIRLKRIPYRVVHANEKAAIGDSAMRLSVLWPQQRSPRASLDPLICRVDFGQTAILLAGSCNAAAEPYLVADAPEDLACDILQVPDHGGGDGTSLEFLRLAGPATAVISCTPQEPPDPGALHRLQAAGAGIWRTDMQGAVTVTTNGVSAPQVTGAKL
- a CDS encoding ABC transporter ATP-binding protein; this translates as MILRLLMEDLSMSYRGRTLFSGLSLTLSPGDRVVVSGSNGTGKSTFLKIAAGLTRPDIGRIALDAGGDGAPKPLREYLGYAGPDVNPYEELTAIENLEFIARLRGLAIDADALLDRLGLTARARRTPVKSYSSGMRQRVRLAASLIAEPIVLLWDEPTAMLDEQGRRVADEILTAHTEAGGMAVIATNDSDEIGRWGGRRIHFGDR
- a CDS encoding heme exporter protein CcmB, whose translation is MIQTKSDAGAAGASTSATVSRWVDCAAAVFAKELRVELRTRYALSAVVLFAVITVVMVSAVLVGASVRGDVKAALVWIILLFAALSGLSRVFVREEEAGTAAILRLTAPSSAVFAGKLLFNLALIGVVELVSVPLFLLLMPVEKLQLGLLLAVLAMGGAGLASAATFTAALIAHAASGKSALHAIISFPVLMPLALLAVQATVGAFDAIPVHILRARNDVGVLGAYAIVMTTASFLLFEYVWHE
- the ccsA gene encoding cytochrome c biogenesis protein CcsA, with amino-acid sequence MNNSQRSGFGAPKPSAASAPQGSPLAQIPKVLLLLMLCATTVAGFLWLPAAEGFRNPALARIVVFHVPCSIVASIASGVTMWYAIAYLATRRPMHDVKSRVSAELSLLFWILTTVTGAIFAKAQWGTYWNWDIKQGAIILLLMIYAAYFALRSAITDERKQAVIGAAYGIFATLCVPFLTYILPNSTPDTLHPKGTITTKDGLSPEYKLVLWVGVLGLTLVYVWVWRQHVALDAIRSRLAARRTPPPASGFVIVETGQ
- a CDS encoding CcmD family protein, giving the protein MNTQMVPLMLVPLIIWISVWGYLWTMDKKIKSLERQMALRAEDEDAL
- a CDS encoding cytochrome c maturation protein CcmE domain-containing protein; amino-acid sequence: MRPTGLIIGVVIIISCLVFSAKLFKGSLINYVPFSEAREATGQTVQIMGAPAAGTMQYNTSEHALHFALTDEKGETMPVVFKGPKPEDLDTAMTKATKITAQGSYSPATSTFVAENLLVKCPSKYQGSNDSGERSYGKA